The segment ATAGCAGCACTTGATTTTTCAAATTGTTGTTCTAATAATTCCTCAGATTTTGACAATGTTTTATCAAAGAGATCAAACTTTTCTTCTGATGTCTCACTTAATTTTGCAAATGTTTGTTGCAATACTTCACCAGATGTAGACATTGCTGCACTTGACTTTTCACCAGATGCTGAAGTAGTTGCTCTTGAGTTGTCAAGTTTTTGTTCTATTACTGATTTTGACGAAGCTAATTTATCAGTTTTATCACACTTTTCATCTGATGCTATTGCAACCGCACTTGCCTTGGCAAAAGTTTTTTCCAACATTTCAGAAGTGTTTTTTCCAACTTGGCAAGCTTTCAGTTTCTCTTGCTCTACCTTTTTCTTTTCAACTGTTATTTCAGAGCTTTCTGAAGCAGCTTCCCGAAGTAATTCAGGTTTTAATaatagacaacaatggtccTCCTTTAACATGATTTGTGTATTCTTTTTATTAACATCTACTTTCTGCAATTCAGCAGATTGGCCTTTTTGGTCTGTGTTAATAAGTGATTTAATTGTTTCTTCCTTCAAGGGACATGATTTACATAACGTTATCGGCACAATTTGTTCGTTTTTCGGTAATTCTTTCGACTTATTCGCTACTATA is part of the Cydia pomonella isolate Wapato2018A chromosome 18, ilCydPomo1, whole genome shotgun sequence genome and harbors:
- the LOC133527897 gene encoding heat shock protein 67B1-like translates to MAFPPSPWPSRLFDQNFGMCITPHDFLFPFYTTYKNYYRPWKLTMQSIDKDCGSTINNEKESFKVSLDVQHFRPDELSVKVVNKQIIVEGRHEERKDEHGFVSRHFTRRYALPSNCMAEDVISKLSSDGVLTIVANKSKELPKNEQIVPITLCKSCPLKEETIKSLINTDQKGQSAELQKVDVNKKNTQIMLKEDHCCLLLKPELLREAASESSEITVEKKKVEQEKLKACQVGKNTSEMLEKTFAKASAVAIASDEKCDKTDKLASSKSVIEQKLDNSRATTSASGEKSSAAMSTSGEVLQQTFAKLSETSEEKFDLFDKTLSKSEELLEQQFEKSSAAMSEKAGHSRMSKSEMSESSSTSSKTSECIESSTSYKASMTSNIKEISEELSDFVCDILSSELDKTLEIKK